In Methanomicrobia archaeon, the DNA window TGCCTGAGAACAACCCGACAAAGGCGATTACAGCCAGCAGCCAGTTCCAGGGTGCTGCGGTTACCCAATCAAGTGCCAGAACGACGATCGCGAGGCTGCCCACAACACTCCGAATGAGTAGGTCGTAACCACCAACATTCTCCACCAGTAGATACTTTTCCAGGGTCATCGTAAGTAAGAATTCTGTAGTGCCTCGTTTATATATACG includes these proteins:
- a CDS encoding DUF2892 domain-containing protein; translated protein: MTLEKYLLVENVGGYDLLIRSVVGSLAIVVLALDWVTAAPWNWLLAVIAFVGLFSGMTRHCTPYVFIGYSTKRA